From Schizosaccharomyces pombe strain 972h- genome assembly, chromosome: II, the proteins below share one genomic window:
- the pho1 gene encoding extracellular acid phosphatase Pho1, translating into MFLQNLFLGFLAVVCANAQFAEFTAFDGKFDFKEHLTSRSPYHKPYFYGPSIDFPTTCKIKQVHTLQRHGSRNPTGGNAAFDAVGIANFQQRLLNGSVPIDYSVSGNPLSFVPTWTPVIEAANADALSSSGRVELFDMGRQFYERYHELFNASTYNIYTAAQQRVVDSALWYGYGMFGEDVHNFTNYILVSENATAGSNSLSSYNACPASDADDFTTPALEAWRNVYMPPIRQRLNPYFSNYNLTNDDILNLYGICSYEIALQDYSEFCKLFNSVDFLNFEYEGDLSFSYGMGNSVKWGSIFGGAYANSLANSLRSVENNTQQVFFAFTHDANIIPVETALGFFTDNTPENPLPTSYQVHSHSMKASEFVPFAGNLITELFQCEDSKYYVRHLVNEEVFPLSDCGFGPSNTSDGMCELYAYLNSPVRVNGTSNGIQNFDTLCNASAVAAVYPY; encoded by the coding sequence ATGTTCttgcaaaatttattcCTTGGCTTTTTGGCCGTCGTTTGTGCCAACGCTCAGTTCGCTGAATTTACAGCTTTTGATGGtaaatttgatttcaaGGAACATTTGACTTCCCGTAGCCCCTATCATAAACCCTACTTTTACGGCCCAAGCATTGACTTTCCCACCACTTGTAAGATAAAGCAGGTCCATACTCTTCAAAGACATGGTTCTCGTAATCCTACCGGTGGAAATGCTGCTTTCGATGCTGTTGGAATCGCTAACTTTCAGCAAAGATTGCTTAATGGATCAGTTCCTATTGATTATAGTGTCTCAGGAAATCCATTAAGTTTTGTACCAACTTGGACTCCTGTTATTGAAGCTGCTAATGCTGATGCCCTTTCTAGCAGTGGCCGTGTCGAGTTATTTGACATGGGACGCCAATTTTACGAGCGTTACCATGAGCTCTTTAATGCTAGTACTTACAACATTTACACTGCCGCCCAGCAGCGCGTTGTAGATTCTGCTCTTTGGTATGGATATGGTATGTTTGGTGAAGACGTTCATAATTTTACCAATTATATCCTTGTTTCAGAGAATGCTACTGCTGGATCCAATTCCTTGTCTAGTTACAACGCTTGCCCTGCTTCGGACGCGGATGATTTCACTACCCCTGCTCTCGAAGCTTGGAGAAATGTTTACATGCCTCCTATTCGTCAACGTTTAAACCCTTACTTTTCCAACTATAATCTTACCAACGACGATATCCTTAACTTATACGGAATTTGCAGTTATGAAATTGCCCTTCAAGACTATAGCGAATTCTGTAAGTTGTTTAACTCCGTTGACTTCTTGAATTTTGAGTATGAGGGAGATCTCTCATTTTCCTATGGAATGGGTAACTCCGTCAAATGGGGTTCGATCTTTGGAGGTGCCTATGCTAATAGCCTTGCAAATTCCCTCCGCAGCGTCGAAAACAATACTCAACAAGTTTTCTTCGCCTTTACTCATGATGCCAATATTATTCCTGTTGAAACTGCTCTTGGATTCTTCACTGACAATACTCCTGAGAATCCATTGCCTACTTCCTACCAAGTCCACTCTCACTCCATGAAGGCTTCTGAATTTGTCCCATTTGCTGGTAATTTGATTACTGAGCTTTTCCAATGTGAAGATTCTAAGTACTATGTCCGCCATCTTGTTAACGAGGAGGTATTCCCTTTGAGCGACTGTGGCTTTGGACCCTCTAATACATCCGATGGTATGTGTGAGTTGTACGCCTACTTGAATTCTCCCGTTCGTGTGAATGGTACCTCTAATGGTATCCAGAACTTTGACACTCTTTGCAATGCTAGTGCTGTGGCTGCTGTTTATCCTTATTAA
- the pho84 gene encoding inorganic phosphate transporter, with the protein MAFGSKILNIGSKSDEYNDDAVPLDQVEEGAQERRYYLGLTKREFKLMMLAGVGFFLDSYDLFIINLVTPIFEYLYWGGIEKGPTGKGHYPSGIRGLVNASANIGNIFGQLLFGFMGDFFGRKFVYGKEMVIVIIATVLVIAMPKSIHSPLSKMMWVFCWRWLLGVGIGGDYPMSAAITSERSKIKRRGTLISLIFAFQGFGTLAGAIVTIILLGCFEHPLNREGHYHKLEGVWRLQFGLALVPAIGVLIPRLIMKESKSYENSKALNSAEGKDPKAFFNTDDEDNMKKSSSHGDSEVVEASDRYANQADAADAEVDNIEKQFAAVTTPENSSGFITYFRQWRHFKHLLGTSVCWFLLDIAFYGVNLNQSVILKNIGFSTGTNEYRTLMKNAIGNLIIAVAGYVPGYWFNVFLVEILGRKWIQLQGFVITGLMFAILAGRWNEISTGGRFACFVIAQLFSNFGPNSTTFIYPAEVFPARVRGTAHGVSAALGKCGAILASLLFNFLTGVIGYGNVMWIFCGCMWGGILFTLLLPETKGRDADEIDRLELFYGKDGKVQCDSKWKSWYFNGIF; encoded by the coding sequence ATGGCATTTGGgagcaaaattttaaacattGGATCTAAGTCTGATGAGTATAACGACGATGCAGTACCTCTCGACCAAGTCGAAGAGGGTGCGCAAGAGCGTCGCTATTACTTGGGGTTGACAAAGCGCGAATTTAAACTTATGATGCTTGCAGGTGTCGGGTTTTTCCTTGACAGTTACGATCTTTTTATCATCAATTTAGTTACTCccatttttgaatatctttATTGGGGTGGTATTGAAAAAGGTCCCACAGGAAAAGGCCATTATCCCTCTGGTATTCGTGGTCTTGTAAATGCGTCAGCCAATATTGGTAACATTTTTGGACAACTGTTATTTGGTTTTATGGGTGATTTCTTTGGCCGTAAATTTGTCTACGGTAAAGAAATGGTTATTGTTATCATCGCTACTGTTCTGGTTATCGCTATGCCTAAAAGCATTCATTCTCCTCTTTCGAAAATGATGTGGGTTTTCTGTTGGCGTTGGTTGCTCGGTGTAGGTATTGGTGGTGATTATCCAATGTCTGCCGCTATCACTTCTGAGCgtagtaaaattaaacgACGTGGTACacttatttctttaatttttgccTTCCAAGGTTTCGGAACTCTTGCTGGTGCCATTGTTACCATCATCCTTTTGGGTTGTTTCGAACATCCATTGAATCGGGAAGGTCATTATCATAAACTCGAAGGTGTCTGGCGTCTTCAATTTGGTCTTGCTTTGGTTCCTGCTATTGGTGTTCTTATTCCCCGTCTCATCATGAAAGAATCTAAATCATACGAGAATTCTAAAGCACTTAATAGTGCTGAAGGAAAAGATCCAAAGGCATTCTTCAATACCGATGATGAGGACAATATGAAGAAGTCATCTAGCCATGGTGACTCCGAGGTTGTCGAAGCTTCTGATCGTTATGCTAATCAAGCAGATGCTGCTGACGCTGAAGTTGATAACATTGAAAAACAATTTGCCGCAGTTACAACCCCTGAAAACAGCAGTGGATTTATCACTTACTTCAGACAATGGCGTCATTTTAAGCATCTTTTGGGTACATCTGTTTGTTGGTTTCTGTTGGATATTGCCTTTTACGGTGTCAATCTTAATCAATCTGTCATTCTCAAGAATATTGGCTTCAGTACTGGTACGAACGAATACCGCACATTGATGAAAAACGCAATTGGCAACTTGATTATCGCTGTTGCCGGCTATGTTCCTGGATACTGGTTCAACGTCTTCCTTGTTGAAATTCTTGGACGTAAATGGATTCAACTACAAGGCTTCGTGATTACTGGTTTGATGTTTGCAATTTTGGCAGGACGTTGGAACGAAATTTCCACTGGTGGTCGATTTGCTTGTTTTGTTATTGCCCAACTGTTTTCTAACTTTGGTCCCAACTCCAccacttttatttatccCGCTGAGGTTTTCCCTGCACGCGTACGTGGTACTGCTCATGGTGTTTCAGCTGCTTTGGGTAAATGTGGCGCTATTCTTGCATCACttctttttaactttttgaCCGGTGTTATTGGATATGGTAACGTTATGTGGATTTTCTGCGGATGCATGTGGGGTGGCATTCTTTTCACACTTTTGCTTCCTGAAACAAAGGGTCGTGATgctgatgaaattgatagGTTGGAATTATTTTATGGCAAGGACGGCAAAGTTCAATGTGATAGCAAGTGGAAGAGCTGGTATTTTAATGGaatcttttaa